From Natranaerobius trueperi, one genomic window encodes:
- a CDS encoding 1-deoxy-D-xylulose-5-phosphate reductoisomerase yields the protein MTKRISILGSTGSIGTQTLDIIEEQSDRFEVLALTTNKNIDLLVKQASKFQPELLVVGDQTLEEDLKNSLYNSSLKNIEVASGKQGLIKAATLSEIDVAVVSVVGFSGVVPTISAIKSGKDIALANKETLVAAGNIVIDEVEKNNVKLLPIDSEHSAIFQSLIGEESRNIERLILTASGGPFLGKTRDQLTEIKPKDALKHPNWDMGKKISIDSATLMNKGLEVIEAHWLFGVDYDNIDVVIHPQSIVHSLVEYVDGAIKAELGLPDMKVPIQYALSYPSRFPNKLSSIDLTKHDLSFTQPDNDAFPLLKLAYEAGKTGGTLPCVLNAANEIAVSEFLNENITFLDIPDYIKLVMNKHQVIDNPSVENLIEADRWAREECLNSIKYWKKGE from the coding sequence ATGACAAAAAGGATTAGTATTTTAGGGTCTACTGGTTCTATTGGAACTCAAACATTAGATATAATAGAAGAACAGAGTGATAGATTCGAAGTATTAGCTTTAACAACTAATAAAAATATAGATTTACTTGTTAAACAAGCTAGTAAATTTCAACCAGAATTATTAGTTGTAGGTGACCAGACTTTAGAAGAGGATCTTAAGAATAGTCTATATAATTCAAGTTTAAAAAATATTGAAGTAGCTTCTGGAAAACAAGGGTTAATTAAAGCTGCTACATTATCAGAAATTGATGTAGCTGTCGTTTCTGTAGTTGGTTTTAGTGGTGTTGTTCCAACTATTTCGGCAATTAAAAGTGGTAAAGATATCGCATTAGCTAATAAGGAGACCTTAGTTGCTGCTGGTAATATAGTAATTGATGAGGTCGAGAAAAATAATGTTAAACTACTACCTATTGATAGCGAACACTCAGCCATTTTCCAGTCATTAATAGGAGAAGAATCTAGAAACATAGAACGTTTAATCTTGACAGCTTCTGGAGGACCGTTTCTTGGTAAGACTAGAGATCAATTAACTGAAATCAAGCCAAAAGATGCATTAAAACATCCTAATTGGGATATGGGTAAAAAAATCAGTATTGATTCAGCTACGCTTATGAATAAGGGGTTAGAAGTTATAGAAGCTCACTGGTTATTTGGAGTTGATTATGATAATATTGATGTTGTAATACATCCACAATCAATAGTTCATTCATTAGTGGAATATGTCGATGGTGCTATAAAGGCAGAACTTGGATTACCGGACATGAAGGTACCTATACAATACGCTTTAAGTTATCCTTCACGTTTTCCAAATAAACTATCATCAATCGATCTTACAAAGCATGATTTAAGTTTTACTCAACCAGATAATGATGCTTTCCCTCTACTAAAGTTAGCTTATGAGGCTGGTAAAACAGGTGGCACTTTGCCATGTGTCTTAAATGCCGCAAATGAAATAGCAGTAAGTGAATTTTTAAATGAGAATATTACTTTTTTAGATATTCCCGACTATATAAAGCTTGTAATGAATAAACATCAAGTTATAGATAACCCCTCGGTTGAAAACTTAATTGAGGCTGACCGATGGGCAAGAGAGGAATGCCTTAATTCCATAAAATACTGGAAAAAGGGTGAATGA
- the ispG gene encoding flavodoxin-dependent (E)-4-hydroxy-3-methylbut-2-enyl-diphosphate synthase: MTGNRHRTFPIHVSNLEIGGNNPIIIQSMTNTRTHELENTLAQINELYNAGCQVVRVAVPDKQAIQTLPLLVAKSPVPLVADIHFNYQLAIDAIKSGVSKIRINPGNIGSVDKVSDIVSVAKEFKVPIRIGINSGSLEKSLLDKYGGPTHMALVESAVNNVMMLSKMNFHNVIVSIKASDVMTTIRANQEFAKRLSNPLHLGITEAGTIKQGTIKSAAGIGSLLAQGIGDTIRVSLSGSPVDEVEVAKTLLSSLGLSKGVEIISCPTCGRTDIDVEQLALEVEKLLSNYQVPIKVAVMGCAVNGPGEAKEADLGVAGAKDYGVLFKKGKIVKKVPRDELMDILMTEIEQAAQLK, from the coding sequence ATGACTGGTAATAGACACCGTACTTTTCCTATACATGTATCAAACTTAGAAATCGGTGGTAATAATCCAATTATTATACAATCGATGACTAACACTAGGACTCATGAACTAGAAAATACTCTTGCACAAATAAATGAACTTTATAATGCAGGATGTCAAGTAGTACGAGTTGCAGTGCCTGATAAACAAGCAATTCAAACTTTACCTTTATTAGTTGCAAAATCTCCGGTACCCCTCGTCGCAGATATCCATTTCAACTATCAATTGGCTATTGATGCTATTAAGTCTGGTGTATCTAAAATTAGAATTAACCCTGGCAATATAGGTTCAGTTGACAAAGTATCTGATATTGTTTCGGTTGCTAAAGAATTCAAAGTCCCCATTAGGATTGGTATTAATTCAGGATCTTTAGAAAAGAGTCTTTTAGATAAATATGGTGGCCCTACCCATATGGCTCTTGTTGAGAGTGCAGTTAATAATGTGATGATGTTATCAAAAATGAACTTTCATAATGTTATAGTTTCAATTAAAGCTTCAGATGTTATGACAACAATTAGAGCCAACCAAGAGTTTGCAAAGCGTCTGTCAAATCCATTGCATTTAGGAATAACTGAAGCTGGAACTATTAAACAGGGGACTATTAAAAGCGCTGCAGGCATTGGAAGTTTATTAGCCCAAGGTATTGGTGATACTATCAGGGTGTCATTGTCAGGCTCACCAGTTGATGAGGTAGAAGTTGCTAAAACTCTATTATCTTCTTTAGGTTTATCTAAGGGAGTAGAAATTATTTCTTGTCCTACTTGCGGTAGGACAGATATCGATGTAGAACAATTAGCTTTAGAAGTTGAAAAGCTTTTAAGTAATTATCAAGTACCAATTAAAGTTGCAGTTATGGGATGTGCTGTAAATGGGCCTGGTGAAGCTAAAGAAGCGGATTTGGGTGTAGCCGGAGCTAAAGATTATGGTGTTCTTTTTAAAAAAGGAAAAATAGTTAAGAAAGTACCAAGAGACGAACTTATGGATATTTTGATGACTGAAATTGAGCAAGCTGCTCAACTAAAATAA
- the rimP gene encoding ribosome maturation factor RimP yields MVSGDKLESLIEPAVNELGYELVDVELTTENQRAVLRVYIDTEGGITLDDCETVSNSLDELLDEHDPIPHSYVLEVSSPGAERPLRKKKDFIYFAGKSIQVKTYMKLDGRKNFKGKLIGLDGDDVIVDTYNDGEVKIPLEKIAKANLLLDF; encoded by the coding sequence ATGGTCTCAGGTGATAAACTTGAAAGTTTAATTGAACCAGCTGTAAATGAGCTTGGGTATGAATTAGTTGATGTTGAGTTAACTACTGAGAACCAAAGAGCTGTTTTACGAGTCTACATAGATACAGAAGGTGGAATTACTCTAGATGATTGTGAGACTGTTAGTAACAGTCTAGACGAATTGTTAGATGAACATGATCCGATACCACATAGTTATGTTTTAGAAGTTTCATCACCAGGAGCTGAACGTCCATTAAGAAAGAAGAAGGATTTTATTTACTTTGCAGGGAAGAGTATTCAAGTGAAAACTTATATGAAGTTAGATGGACGTAAAAACTTTAAAGGCAAATTAATAGGCTTAGATGGAGATGACGTAATTGTTGATACTTACAATGATGGGGAGGTAAAAATCCCATTAGAAAAGATTGCGAAAGCGAATCTACTATTAGATTTTTAA
- a CDS encoding phosphatidate cytidylyltransferase yields MLSRIITAVIGIPIGLFLIHYGDLPLLITAMIFGVLGLFEISDISYRIQYPVLKSIAVPGLIFLLVGFHFVNWIAILFIISLIVLSLSIYILFTYPQNNFNTFGGTITAIIYLSWIFGFTLAIRTMDGGFFAIVYLLLIIWGTDSGAYFIGLKFGKNKLVPHISPKKSVEGAFGGILIAAIFSLIFFNLIGVNILTSLIIGVLISVLAQIGDLFESSFKRIAQIKDSGNILPGHGGILDRFDSFFFAVPFYFFILRLINLL; encoded by the coding sequence GTGCTTAGTAGAATAATTACTGCAGTTATAGGGATTCCAATTGGCTTATTTCTGATACACTATGGTGATTTACCGTTACTGATAACAGCAATGATTTTTGGTGTTTTAGGTTTATTTGAGATATCTGATATAAGTTATAGAATACAGTATCCGGTGCTCAAATCAATTGCTGTACCTGGTTTGATTTTTTTGTTAGTAGGGTTTCATTTTGTTAATTGGATTGCGATTTTGTTTATTATTTCATTGATTGTGTTAAGTTTGTCTATATATATACTTTTTACATATCCTCAAAATAATTTTAATACTTTTGGTGGCACTATCACTGCAATAATATATTTGTCATGGATTTTTGGTTTTACTCTTGCGATAAGAACCATGGATGGTGGCTTTTTTGCGATAGTATATTTACTCCTAATTATTTGGGGGACGGATTCTGGTGCATACTTTATTGGGTTGAAGTTTGGGAAAAATAAGTTAGTACCGCATATCAGCCCTAAAAAATCTGTAGAGGGCGCTTTTGGAGGTATTTTGATAGCAGCTATTTTTTCACTAATCTTTTTTAATCTTATTGGAGTGAATATCTTAACATCACTGATCATAGGTGTTTTAATATCTGTTTTAGCACAAATTGGTGATCTTTTTGAGTCTTCATTTAAACGAATTGCTCAAATAAAAGATTCTGGTAATATACTACCAGGCCATGGTGGTATATTAGATAGGTTTGATAGCTTTTTCTTTGCGGTTCCATTTTATTTTTTTATCTTAAGATTAATAAATTTACTTTAA
- a CDS encoding glycosyltransferase family 2 protein: MSEIVAIIPAYNEEGTIGNVLSALNESDLIGQTVVVSDGSTDNTVEVSKQFNAQVVELKHNVGKGGAMKAGLDQITSNIIVFLDADLIGLTPDHISDLLIPVLEDEADMTVGIFEKGRIATDLAQKVAPYLSGQRAVNRKVLSDISDLDMSRFGVEVALNRHIEENNIRVKEVILNDVSHVMKEEKLGVFRGFAARMKMYWEIVKYFAKN, translated from the coding sequence GTGAGTGAGATTGTAGCTATTATACCTGCTTATAACGAAGAAGGTACAATTGGCAATGTCTTATCAGCATTAAATGAATCAGATTTAATTGGTCAAACCGTTGTTGTAAGTGATGGTTCTACTGATAATACAGTAGAAGTCTCAAAGCAATTTAATGCTCAAGTTGTTGAACTTAAACACAATGTAGGTAAGGGTGGAGCGATGAAAGCAGGCCTTGATCAAATAACTTCTAATATAATTGTATTTTTAGATGCTGATTTAATAGGATTAACCCCTGATCATATAAGTGATCTATTAATTCCTGTACTAGAAGATGAAGCAGATATGACCGTTGGTATATTTGAAAAAGGACGTATAGCTACAGATTTAGCTCAAAAAGTTGCCCCATATCTCTCTGGGCAAAGAGCTGTAAATAGGAAAGTATTGTCAGACATATCTGATTTAGATATGTCGCGATTTGGTGTTGAAGTTGCCTTAAATCGTCATATAGAGGAAAATAATATTCGCGTTAAAGAAGTAATTTTAAATGATGTGAGCCATGTAATGAAGGAAGAAAAGCTTGGAGTATTTCGAGGATTTGCTGCACGTATGAAGATGTACTGGGAAATAGTAAAATATTTTGCTAAAAATTAG
- a CDS encoding PolC-type DNA polymerase III: MAAEQLIPNILKEYVVKCIVDPPKNRWVLLINPNEKITQDFLSKLHETLLESINSLKEVSFIFVTKQQSFDEFFNLNKPLLENYLSKYYPSAYSCIHDIDFSSDEDIVNINFRNKTNMEIARKKDFQKLVKDYFAIGYSNKVTIQLNDLNIKEENEKQDNENIKYITDINDYNDTAKASHKPKVGQVILGKEIKTEESQIEEVDDEEKSITLRGKVFDLQCRELRSGRTLVIFNITDYTDSIGIKVFLNEDQTTPDLLEKGKWVKIRGPVKTDNFTQELTVFANDISLSSDPLVRGDDCEEKRIELHSHTRMSTLDATCSASELVDLAYEWGHKAIAITDHGVVQSFPEAFEAAKDRDIKVLYGVEAYLVDDEENYKGKSYHCIILVKNYQGLQDLYRLITKSHLEFFYRQPRIPKKYLEEVRDNLIIGSACERGEVIQAILTGKSESEVKDIASFYDYLEIQPKGNNEFLIRNETFSCEEDLENLMKQVVEIAKELDKPFCATGDVHFLHPWDKNYRKILMAGQGFDDLTQPPLYMKTTEEMLQEFEYLEEDARKAVIDNPNHVEAQVEEKLVPVPQDLFTPNIPGSEEQITNMAYEKARKLYGEELPEIVESRLESELKSIVDQGYAVIYLISHKLVKKSLDDGYLVGSRGSVGSSLVATMTDITEVNPLPPHYRCPSCKYNKFIQDGSAGSGVDLPDQNCSECGTNLEKDGHDIPFAVFMGFHGEKVPDIDLNFSGEYQPIAHEYTEELFGSDCVFKAGTIGTIADKTAYGFVKGYLSDNDLHYRQAEVNRLVSGCTGVKRTTGQHPGGLMIVPSDRDIHEFCPVQRPADDTNTEVRTTHFDYNAISDRLLKLDILGHDVPTIIHMLESMTGVDPLEISLDDPDTVKIFSSAKPLGVSEDDIDCQVGTLGIPEFGTRFVRQMLEDTKPATFSELVRISGLSHGTDVWLNNAQDMIAEGTAELSDVISTRDDIMVYLMYKGVDRKDAFTIMEKVRKGKGLSDELKQKMKDAEVPEWYLESCLKIKYLFPKAHAVAYTMMSFRIAYYKVFYPSAFYATFFSVKTDDFNADLIVKGLEVVNNKIESINEKGVSAPPKEKSELVVLEVAREMFHRGVKVLPVCIYESDSKKFKLDEKGNLRPPLVTLAGLGLSVAKQIVKAREEREFTSVEDLRKRGKVSKSVLEVLRNHGCLVDLPETDQLTLF; the protein is encoded by the coding sequence ATGGCAGCTGAACAGCTAATACCAAATATTTTAAAGGAATATGTTGTTAAATGCATTGTAGATCCCCCTAAAAATAGATGGGTATTATTAATAAATCCTAATGAAAAAATCACTCAAGATTTTTTATCTAAACTTCATGAGACACTTTTAGAAAGTATTAACTCTCTAAAAGAAGTCTCTTTTATTTTTGTTACAAAACAACAGAGCTTTGATGAATTTTTCAACTTAAATAAGCCATTATTAGAGAATTATCTTTCGAAGTATTATCCTTCAGCTTATAGTTGTATACATGATATAGATTTTTCAAGTGATGAAGATATTGTTAATATTAATTTTAGGAATAAAACTAATATGGAAATTGCTAGGAAGAAAGATTTTCAAAAGTTAGTAAAAGATTACTTTGCAATTGGTTACAGTAATAAAGTTACAATTCAATTGAATGATTTAAATATAAAAGAGGAAAACGAAAAACAAGACAATGAAAATATTAAGTATATAACTGATATTAATGATTACAATGATACTGCTAAAGCTTCCCATAAGCCTAAAGTAGGACAAGTTATATTAGGAAAAGAAATTAAAACTGAAGAAAGTCAAATTGAAGAAGTTGACGATGAAGAAAAGTCTATAACATTACGAGGGAAGGTTTTTGATCTTCAATGTAGAGAATTAAGAAGTGGTAGAACTCTTGTAATTTTTAATATAACTGATTATACCGATTCAATAGGTATTAAAGTGTTTCTAAATGAAGACCAGACTACACCGGATTTGTTAGAGAAAGGAAAATGGGTGAAAATTAGGGGACCTGTAAAGACTGATAATTTCACTCAGGAGTTAACAGTTTTTGCAAATGACATCTCACTTTCATCTGACCCGTTAGTAAGAGGAGATGATTGTGAAGAGAAACGAATAGAATTGCACAGTCACACTCGTATGAGTACTTTAGATGCTACCTGTTCAGCTTCTGAATTAGTAGATCTAGCATATGAATGGGGACATAAAGCAATTGCAATAACAGACCATGGTGTTGTTCAATCTTTTCCAGAAGCTTTTGAAGCTGCAAAAGATAGGGATATAAAAGTTTTATATGGTGTAGAGGCATATTTAGTTGATGACGAAGAAAACTACAAGGGTAAATCATATCATTGTATTATTTTAGTGAAAAATTATCAGGGATTACAGGATCTTTATAGGCTTATAACAAAATCACATTTAGAGTTTTTCTATAGACAACCAAGAATCCCAAAAAAATATTTAGAAGAAGTAAGAGATAACTTAATTATTGGATCGGCCTGTGAGCGTGGAGAAGTAATACAGGCAATATTAACAGGGAAATCTGAGTCAGAGGTAAAAGATATAGCTAGTTTTTATGATTATCTAGAAATCCAGCCTAAAGGAAACAATGAATTTTTAATTAGAAACGAAACTTTTTCATGTGAAGAAGATTTAGAGAATTTAATGAAACAAGTTGTAGAAATAGCCAAAGAACTAGATAAACCTTTTTGTGCTACTGGGGATGTTCATTTTTTACATCCCTGGGATAAAAATTATCGTAAAATACTTATGGCAGGTCAAGGGTTCGATGATCTAACTCAGCCACCATTATACATGAAAACAACTGAAGAAATGTTGCAAGAATTTGAGTATTTAGAAGAAGATGCTAGAAAAGCCGTTATAGATAATCCAAATCATGTAGAAGCACAAGTTGAAGAAAAATTAGTTCCAGTCCCTCAAGATCTGTTTACACCGAATATTCCAGGATCTGAAGAGCAGATTACAAATATGGCATATGAAAAGGCAAGAAAGCTTTACGGAGAAGAATTACCAGAAATAGTGGAGTCTAGATTAGAATCTGAATTGAAAAGTATTGTTGATCAAGGATATGCAGTAATTTACCTAATTAGTCATAAACTTGTAAAAAAATCTCTTGACGATGGTTATTTGGTTGGTTCGCGGGGATCTGTTGGATCTTCATTAGTCGCAACAATGACAGATATAACAGAGGTTAACCCCTTACCACCACATTATCGTTGTCCTTCTTGTAAATATAATAAATTTATCCAAGATGGTTCAGCAGGTTCTGGGGTTGATCTTCCCGATCAAAATTGCTCTGAATGTGGCACCAATCTTGAAAAAGATGGACATGATATTCCGTTCGCAGTTTTTATGGGTTTTCATGGCGAAAAAGTTCCTGATATTGATTTGAACTTTTCAGGGGAATACCAACCAATAGCTCATGAATATACAGAAGAACTATTTGGAAGCGACTGTGTTTTTAAAGCTGGAACGATAGGTACTATCGCCGATAAAACTGCTTATGGTTTTGTAAAAGGCTATCTAAGTGATAATGATTTACATTATAGACAAGCAGAAGTTAATAGACTAGTTTCTGGTTGCACTGGTGTAAAAAGAACAACAGGTCAGCATCCAGGTGGTTTAATGATAGTACCAAGTGATAGAGACATCCATGAATTTTGTCCTGTTCAAAGACCTGCTGATGATACAAATACAGAGGTTCGAACTACTCATTTTGATTATAATGCTATTAGTGATAGATTACTAAAACTAGATATTTTAGGCCATGATGTTCCCACAATAATTCATATGCTAGAGAGTATGACAGGAGTTGATCCTCTAGAGATTTCTTTAGATGACCCTGATACTGTAAAGATTTTCTCATCAGCGAAACCACTAGGGGTAAGTGAAGATGATATTGATTGTCAGGTGGGGACATTAGGTATACCAGAATTTGGGACAAGATTTGTTAGGCAGATGTTAGAGGATACAAAGCCTGCAACTTTTTCTGAATTAGTTAGAATATCTGGACTAAGTCACGGAACTGATGTTTGGTTGAATAATGCTCAAGATATGATAGCTGAAGGTACTGCTGAATTGAGTGATGTTATTTCAACACGTGATGATATAATGGTCTATCTAATGTATAAAGGTGTAGACAGAAAAGATGCTTTTACTATCATGGAAAAAGTAAGAAAAGGTAAAGGATTATCAGATGAACTAAAACAAAAGATGAAGGATGCAGAAGTACCAGAGTGGTATTTAGAATCATGTTTGAAAATTAAATATCTTTTTCCAAAAGCGCATGCTGTAGCATATACAATGATGTCATTTAGAATTGCTTACTATAAAGTTTTTTATCCCTCTGCTTTTTATGCAACTTTCTTTTCTGTCAAAACAGATGATTTTAATGCAGATTTGATAGTAAAAGGCCTTGAAGTTGTTAATAATAAGATAGAGAGCATTAATGAAAAAGGAGTTTCAGCACCACCAAAAGAAAAATCCGAATTAGTAGTACTAGAAGTTGCTCGTGAAATGTTTCATAGAGGCGTTAAAGTTTTACCTGTTTGTATATATGAATCCGATAGTAAGAAGTTTAAATTAGATGAAAAAGGTAATTTAAGACCACCTCTAGTTACATTAGCTGGACTCGGATTATCAGTTGCTAAACAGATTGTTAAAGCTAGAGAAGAAAGAGAATTCACTTCAGTAGAGGATTTACGTAAACGAGGGAAAGTGTCAAAGTCAGTACTTGAGGTGTTAAGAAATCATGGGTGTCTTGTTGATCTTCCTGAAACAGATCAGTTAACCCTATTCTAA
- the nusA gene encoding transcription termination factor NusA produces the protein MNREFIEAIEEIEQNKGVDKDILFEAIEAALISAYKRNFDSDKNVKVIMERETGDVKVFNQRKVVEEATDPREEISLEDARRISPEYQLDDVVDEEVTPKNFGRIAAQTAKQVVIQRIREAERELIYEEFVHKQDDIINGKVQRFEQNNVIVDLGKVEAILPPPEQMATDKYNQGDRLKSYVVEVKKTTKEPQVILSRTHPGLIKRLLELEVPEIYDGIVEIKGIAREAGYRSKVAVYSNEQEVDPVGSCVGNKGSRIQSIVEELNGENIDVITWSSDPSVFISNSLSPAKATNVTVIDEEEHKVRAIVPDHQLSLAIGREGQNARLAAKLTNWKIDILSESQAEERDNDISD, from the coding sequence TTGAATCGTGAATTCATTGAAGCCATAGAAGAAATTGAGCAAAATAAAGGTGTGGACAAAGACATATTATTTGAAGCAATAGAAGCTGCTTTAATTTCAGCTTATAAGCGTAACTTCGATTCAGATAAAAATGTTAAAGTAATTATGGAAAGAGAAACAGGAGATGTAAAGGTTTTTAATCAGCGCAAAGTTGTAGAAGAAGCAACTGACCCTAGAGAAGAAATAAGTTTAGAGGATGCTAGAAGGATTTCTCCTGAATATCAATTAGATGATGTTGTAGACGAAGAAGTTACTCCAAAAAACTTTGGGCGCATTGCAGCACAGACTGCCAAACAAGTAGTGATCCAAAGAATAAGAGAAGCTGAAAGAGAACTTATTTATGAAGAATTTGTACATAAACAAGATGATATCATAAATGGGAAAGTTCAAAGGTTTGAACAAAATAATGTGATTGTTGACTTAGGGAAGGTAGAAGCTATTTTACCACCCCCTGAACAAATGGCAACTGATAAATATAACCAAGGAGATAGGTTAAAATCTTATGTTGTAGAAGTTAAAAAAACGACTAAAGAGCCACAGGTGATTTTATCTAGAACTCATCCAGGATTAATTAAAAGGTTACTAGAATTAGAGGTACCTGAAATATACGATGGGATTGTTGAAATAAAAGGAATAGCTCGAGAAGCTGGTTATCGTTCTAAGGTTGCCGTTTATTCAAATGAACAAGAAGTAGATCCAGTGGGTAGTTGTGTCGGAAATAAAGGTAGTAGAATTCAATCAATTGTAGAAGAGTTAAATGGTGAGAATATTGATGTTATAACTTGGTCTTCTGACCCATCAGTTTTTATTAGTAACTCACTTAGTCCGGCAAAGGCGACTAATGTTACTGTGATTGATGAAGAAGAACACAAAGTACGTGCTATAGTACCCGATCATCAACTCTCTTTAGCCATTGGTCGTGAAGGACAAAATGCACGACTAGCTGCTAAATTAACTAATTGGAAAATTGATATTTTAAGTGAATCACAAGCAGAAGAGAGAGACAATGATATATCAGATTAG
- the rseP gene encoding RIP metalloprotease RseP codes for MTTAVYSIIIFGVLIFIHELGHFVFAKLSGVSVMDFALGFGPKLVSFQKGETNYSLRVVPLGGFVRMRGEDPDEADEPGSFLKASPLQRIGILAAGSIMNFVLAFILLSILHGMVGIPGEDPNQIGEIVEGGAAEEAGLQQGDEIVEINDTEITEWEQLVSIINENPGDELELTIIRDGEPLEVSVVPEEEPETGRGVIGVTNLQPASFPQAIAHGFEQTVFFIQMLFVGLYQMITGQVEPDVAGPVGIVHMVGEVAETGFVNLFPFTAFLSINLGVLNLLPIPALDGSRIIFTVIELVRGKPIDPNKENFAHFIGFAFLLLLMFVILYNDLLRLDVF; via the coding sequence ATGACAACAGCTGTATATTCAATTATAATTTTTGGAGTATTAATATTCATCCATGAACTTGGACATTTTGTTTTTGCAAAATTAAGTGGAGTATCAGTGATGGATTTTGCTTTAGGGTTTGGTCCTAAACTGGTAAGTTTCCAAAAAGGTGAAACTAACTATTCTCTTCGTGTTGTACCTTTAGGAGGATTTGTTCGTATGAGAGGTGAAGACCCAGATGAAGCTGATGAACCAGGTAGTTTTCTTAAGGCTTCACCTTTACAAAGAATTGGTATATTAGCAGCTGGTTCTATAATGAATTTTGTATTAGCTTTTATACTTCTATCTATTTTGCACGGGATGGTTGGTATACCCGGAGAAGACCCTAATCAAATAGGTGAAATAGTAGAAGGCGGCGCTGCAGAAGAGGCTGGCCTACAACAAGGTGATGAGATTGTTGAAATTAATGACACTGAAATAACTGAATGGGAACAACTGGTATCTATAATTAATGAAAATCCCGGTGATGAGTTAGAGTTAACTATCATAAGGGATGGTGAGCCTTTAGAGGTTAGTGTTGTACCAGAAGAGGAGCCTGAAACTGGTAGAGGTGTAATTGGAGTAACTAATTTGCAACCAGCTTCATTTCCACAAGCTATAGCCCATGGGTTTGAACAGACTGTGTTTTTTATACAAATGCTGTTTGTAGGACTATATCAAATGATAACAGGTCAGGTAGAACCTGATGTAGCAGGACCTGTTGGAATAGTTCATATGGTTGGAGAAGTTGCTGAGACGGGATTTGTTAATTTATTTCCTTTTACTGCTTTTTTAAGTATAAACCTTGGTGTATTGAATTTACTGCCTATCCCAGCACTAGATGGAAGTCGTATTATATTTACAGTTATTGAACTAGTAAGAGGAAAACCAATTGATCCCAATAAAGAAAATTTTGCCCATTTTATTGGATTTGCGTTCTTACTTTTATTGATGTTTGTCATTTTATATAATGATCTATTACGGTTAGATGTATTTTGA